The following DNA comes from Mycobacteroides immunogenum.
AGACGAGAGCGGAACCGTCCTGACGTCGGACAACGACGAGGTCTAATCCGGCCGGTTCGGTGCGGGGCTAGGCGTTGCCGTCGAAAAGCCCTGTCACCGAACCGTTCTCGAAGACCTCGCGGATGGTGCTGGCAAGTAGCGGTGCGATAGACAGCACGGTCAGCTGCGGGAACCGCTTCTCCTCGCCGATGGGCAAGGTGTTGGTGACCAGCACCTCGCGGGCGCCGCAGTTGGCCAGACGCTCGGCGGCGGGGTCGGACAGCACGCCATGGGTTGCGGCGATCACCACGTCCTTGGCGCCGGCTTCGTGTAGCAGCCCGACCGCGCCGGCGATGGTGCCGCCGGTGTCGATCATGTCGTCGGTGATGACACAGGTCTTGCCCGTCACATCGCCGACGACGCGGTTGGCCTTGACCTGGTTGGGTACTCGGGGGTCACGGGTCTTGTGGATGAAGGCCAGCGGCACACCGCCCAGAGAGTCGGCCCATTTCTCAGCGACGCGCACGCGGCCGGAGTCCGGCGACACGACGACCACATCTTCGCCGTTGCTCACGTAGTGCTCGGCGATGTAGCCACAGAGCAGCGACTGGGCGCGCATGTGGTCCACCGGCCCGTCGAAGAATCCCTGAATCTGGTCGGTGTGCAGATCCACGGTCACGATGCGATCGGCGCCGGCAGTCTTGTACAGATCGGCCACCAGGCGGGCGGAGATGGGCTCGCGGCCGCGATGCTTCTTGTCCTGACGCGCGTAGGGGTAGAACGGCAAGATCGCGGTGATGCGCTTGGCGCTGCCGCGCTTGAGGGCGTCGATCATGATCAGCTGTTCCATCAGCCACGTGTTCAGCGGGGCCGGATGCGATTGCAGGACGAACGCGTCACAGCCGCGCACCGACTCCTCGAAACGCACGAAGATCTCGCCATTGGCGAAATCGCGAGCGGTCTGCGCGGTCACCTGAACGTCGAGTTCCTTGGCGACCTGTTCGGCCAGCTCGGGGTGCGCACGACCCGAGAACAGCATCAGATTCTTGCGGTTGTCCGTCCAGTCGGTGCTCACGGCGCAGCTAGTCCTCTTGGGTAGGTCGGGTCTTGGGCTACTGACGGGTACCGCCCCGTCGGGGTAATCGTACGGACCTTTCCGGCGAGACTGGGAGGGGGTTGCCGGAATTTGAACGTGAGATGTCCAACCCGGGTTCTCGCCGAGTGTGAGCAGCAGCGTTCACACTCGCCGAAAACAGCGCCGTGGCGCTCACACTCGGCGGTCAGGAACCTCTGGATGCTTCCTCGGCGGCCTTGGCCGCGTCCGAGCCGGGGCGCTTCTGTGCCACCCAGCCCTCGATGTTGCGCTGGGGACCGGCGGACACCGCCAGCGCGCCCGGCGGCACATCCTCGCGGATGACGGTCCCGGCGCCGGTGTACGCGCCGTCGCCCACGGTCACCGGTGCCACGAACATGGTGTCCGAACCGGTCTTCACATGCGAGCCGATGACGGTGCGCCGCTTGGTCTCTCCGTCGTAGTTGACGAAGACGCTGGAGGCGCCGATGTTGCTGTGCTCGCCGATATCGGCGTCGCCCACATACGTCAGATGCGGCACCTTGGTGCCCCGGCCTACCGTGGAGTTCTTCACCTCCACGAACGCGCCCAGTTTGGCGCTCTCGCCGGTGACGGTGCCCGGCCGCAGGTAGGTGAACGGGCCGATGACCGATCGCGCGCCGATGGTGGAGCCCTGGCCATGGGTGCGGATGACCGTCGCCGAGTCGCCGACGGTGACGTCGATGAGGGTGGTGTCCGGGCCGATATGGCAATGGCCGCCGATCACGGTCGACGAATGCAGCTGGGTGCCGGGAGCGATGGTGGCGTCCTGACCGATCCGGACATCGACATCGATCCAGGTGCTCGACGGGTCGACGATGGTGACCCCATTGCGCTGATGATGGCGGATGATCCGGCGGTTCAGTTCGGCACCGAGCTCGGAGAGCTGCACCCGATCATTGACCCCGGCCACCAGTGCGCTGTCGTCAACATGGTTGGCGTGCACCACTTTTCCGCTCTCGCGGATGATCGAGACGGCATCGGTGAGGTAGAGCTCGTGCTGTGCGTTGTCGGAGCGCAGCCGCGACAGCGCCGCGTGCAGTGCCTCGACGTCGAAGGCGTACACCCCGGCGTTGACCTCGCCGATGGCGCGCTGGCTCTCGGTGGCGTCGGTCTGTTCGACGATCGCGACGACCTCGCGGTCCTGGGTGCGCAGGATGCGCCCGTAGCCAGT
Coding sequences within:
- a CDS encoding ribose-phosphate diphosphokinase, which translates into the protein MSTDWTDNRKNLMLFSGRAHPELAEQVAKELDVQVTAQTARDFANGEIFVRFEESVRGCDAFVLQSHPAPLNTWLMEQLIMIDALKRGSAKRITAILPFYPYARQDKKHRGREPISARLVADLYKTAGADRIVTVDLHTDQIQGFFDGPVDHMRAQSLLCGYIAEHYVSNGEDVVVVSPDSGRVRVAEKWADSLGGVPLAFIHKTRDPRVPNQVKANRVVGDVTGKTCVITDDMIDTGGTIAGAVGLLHEAGAKDVVIAATHGVLSDPAAERLANCGAREVLVTNTLPIGEEKRFPQLTVLSIAPLLASTIREVFENGSVTGLFDGNA
- the glmU gene encoding bifunctional UDP-N-acetylglucosamine diphosphorylase/glucosamine-1-phosphate N-acetyltransferase GlmU — encoded protein: MPGNTAGTAVIVLAAGAGTRMCSDIPKVLHTLGGRSMLAHSVYAAASVNPEHLVIVLGHDRERIATAVDILAESLGRQIQIAVQEQQLGTGHAVACGLQALPADFAGTVVVTSGDIPLLDGDTLAGLIGSHKSEPAAATLLTTTLADPTGYGRILRTQDREVVAIVEQTDATESQRAIGEVNAGVYAFDVEALHAALSRLRSDNAQHELYLTDAVSIIRESGKVVHANHVDDSALVAGVNDRVQLSELGAELNRRIIRHHQRNGVTIVDPSSTWIDVDVRIGQDATIAPGTQLHSSTVIGGHCHIGPDTTLIDVTVGDSATVIRTHGQGSTIGARSVIGPFTYLRPGTVTGESAKLGAFVEVKNSTVGRGTKVPHLTYVGDADIGEHSNIGASSVFVNYDGETKRRTVIGSHVKTGSDTMFVAPVTVGDGAYTGAGTVIREDVPPGALAVSAGPQRNIEGWVAQKRPGSDAAKAAEEASRGS